The window GGACGCACAGTTGCGTCGGGTTCCCGTTCAGGCGGAGCCGTAAACCTACTGGAGCGGGGCGCCCCGATGCAAATCGAGGGGCCCCGCTCCGGGTTCACGCGTACGAGGTGCTCAAACCTCGACCACGACCGGCAGGATCATCGGCCGGCGGCGGTAGGTGTCCGAGACCCATTTGCCCAGCGTGCGGCGGATCAGCTGCTGCATCTGGTGGGGTTCGACCACGCCGTCCTGGGCCGAACGCTCCAGGACCTCGGTGATCTTCGGGAGGACGTCACCGAAGGCGGAGTCGTCGATGCCCGAGCCGCGGGCCTGGATGTGGGGACCGCCGGTGATCTTGCCCGTGCTGGAGTCCATCACCACGAAGACCGAGATGATGCCCTCGTCGCCGAGGATCTTGCGGTCCTTGAGCGCGGGCTCGCCGACATCGCCGACCGAGAGGCCGTCGACGTACACGTATCCCGCCTGGACCTTGCCTGAGATCTTGGCCTTGCCTTCGACGAGGTCGACGACGACGCCGTCCTCGGCGATGACGATCCGGTCGTGCGGGACGCCGGTGAGCGCGCCCAGCTCGGCGTTGGCCCGGAGGTGGCGCCATTCGCCGTGGACCGGCATCAGGTTGCGCGGCTTGCAGATGTTGTAGAAGTACAGGAGCTCGCCCGCGGACGCGTGGCCCGAGACGTGCACCTTGGCGTTGCCCTTGTGGACGACGTTGGCGCCCCAGCGGGTCAGGCCGTTGATGACGCGGTAGACCGCGTTCTCGTTGCCGGGGATGAGCGACGACGCCAGGATCACCGTGTCGCCCTGGACGATGCGGATCTGGTGGTCGCGGTTCGCCATGCGGGACAACGCGGCCATCGGCTCGCCCTGTGAGCCCGTACAGACGAGGACGATCTCGCGATCCGGGAGATCGTCGAGCGTCTTGACGTCGACGACCAGGCCCGGCGGGACCTTCAGATAGCCCAGGTCTCTCGCAATGCCCATGTTGCGGACCATCGAGCGGCCGACGAAGGCGACCCGGCGGCCGTATTCGTGCGCGGCGTCGAGGATCTGCTGGATGCGGTGGACGTGGCTGGCGAAGCTGGCCACGATGATCCGCTTGCTGGCGCCGGCGAAGACCTGGCGCAGCACGTTCGAGATGTCACGCTCGGGCGGCACGAATCCCGGGACCTCGGCGTTCGTCGAGTCCGAGAGGAGGAGGTCGATGCCCTCCTCGCTCAGGCGCGCGAACGCGTGTAGATCTGTCAGACGACCGTCCAGCGGAAGCTGGTCCATCTTGAAGTCGCCGGTGTGGACGACCATGCCCGCGGGGGTGCGGATGGCGACCGCGAGGGCGTCCGGGATGGAGTGGTTGACCGCGACGAACTCGCAGTCGAAGGGGCCGATGCGCTCTCGGTGACCCTCCGCGACCTCGAGCGTGTACGGACGGATGCGGTGCTCCTGGAGCTTCGCCTCGATGAGGGCGAGGGTCAGCTTGGAGCCGATGAGCGGGATGTCCGGTTTCTCGCGCAGGAGGAAGGGGACGCCGCCGATGTGGTCCTCGTGACCATGGGTGAGGACGATGCCCTCGATGTCGTCGAGGCGGTCCCTGATGGAACTGAAGTCCGGCAGGATCAGGTCGATTCCGGGCTGCTCCTCCTCCGGGAAGAGCACGCCGCAGTCGACGATCAGAAGGCGGCCTCCGTACTCGAAGACCGTCATGTTTCGGCCGATTTCACCGAGGCCGCCGAGCGGGGTGACCCGCAGGCCGCCCTTCGGGAGGACCGGCGGCGCGCCGAGTTCAGGATGCGGATGACTCAAAAGACTCTCCTCACCACACGCGCCACGTACCTGGCAGGGCACGTGGCGCGCGTGACGTTCGTGCAGTAGCAGTTGTCTGGTGGTGCAGGCTCTGCGGCCTGCGGGTCGTGCGTATTCAGTTGTGAAGTCTGTGGTTAGAGCTGTACCCCGCCGGCGGCAAGATCGATCTTGAGCTGGGCGGTCTCCTCGGGCGACAGGCCGACCATGGGCAGACGCAGCGGTCCGGCGGGCAGGCCCTGGAGGGCGAGCGCGGCCTTGGTCGTCATGACGCCCTGGGTGCGGAACATGCCGGTGAAGACCGGAAGCAGCTTCTGGTGGATCTCGGTGGCCTTCTGGACGTCGCCGCTGACGTACGCGTCGATCATGGCCCGCAGCTCGGGGGTGACGACGTGACCGACGACGGAGACGAAGCCGACCGCGCCCACGGAGAGCAGCGGGAGGTTCAGCATGTCGTCGCCGGAGTACCAGGCGAGGCCGGAGCTGGCGATGGCCCAGCTGGCACGGCCGAGGTCGCCCTTGGCGTCCTTGTTGGCGACGATACGCGGGTGCTCGGCCAGACGCACCAGCGTTTCCGTGTTGATCGGGACACCGCTGCGGCCGGGGATGTCGTAGAGCATCACCGGCAGTTCGGTCGCGTCGGCGATGACCTTGAAGTGCTGGTACAGGCCCTCCTGCGGGGGCTTGTTGTAGTACGGCGTGACGGTCAGGAGACCGTGTGCGCCGACCTTCTCGGCCGACCGGGCGAGCTCGACGCTGTGGCGCGTGTCGTTCGTGCCGACGCCCGCGACGACGTGGGCCCGGTCGCCGACCGCCTCCAGTACGGCTCGTACGAGATCCGCTTTCTCCGCGTTGCTGGTGGTCGGGGACTCGCCGGTGGTGCCGTTGACGATCAGGCCGTCGTTGCCTGCGTCCACCAGGTGGGTGGCGAGCCGCTGAGCGCCGTCGAGGTCGAGTGCGCCGTCCGCCGCGAAGGGCGTGACCATGGCGGTGAGGACCCGCCCGAAGGGGGTCTGCGGAGTGGAGGTCGGAGCCATGGGTAACACGCTACTCGCTGCTCAACGTGCGGTCTGCCCTCGGGGGCGGCGACAAGTCACGACAAAGGAGGAGCCCGGCACTGCCTGCTCGGGGGTTCAAGCAGTGCCGGGTCCGTTTGATCAGGCTAGATGAACTTCTCGAAATGCCGCAATACGGACACTTCGCATGGTTGACCCGCACACATGTGCCCGACCGGGTGACTGAGGTGCGCTACGGCGCCACGCGCCCGTTGGCATTGAAGGCGGCGTACGTGAGGGGCATGAGCCGGGCCCATTCGGCCTCCATCTTCTCGCCGACCATCTCGATCTCCCGCTGGGGGAAGGACGGGACCTTCGCCAGCTCGTGCTGGGTGCGCAGGCCGAGGAAGTGCATCAGCGAGCGGGCGTTGCACGTCGCGTACATCGACGAGAAGAGGCCGACCGGGAGGACCGCACGGGCGACCTCGCGGGCCACGCCGGCTGCGAGCATCTCCTGGTACGCCTCGTACGCCTGGCGGTACGAGTCCTCCATGACGCGGCCCGTCAGCTCCTGCTGGGCCGGGGTGCCCTCCACGAAGACGTACTTGCCGGGGCGGCCCTCCTGGACCAGCTTGCGGGACTCGCCCGGGACGTAGAAGACCGGCTGGAGCTCCCTGTACCGGCCCGACTCCTCGTTGTACGACCAGCCGACGCGGTGGCGCATGAACTCGCGGAAGACGAAGATCGGGGCGTTGATGAAGAACGTCATCGAGTTGTGCTCGAAGGGGCTGCCGTGCCGGTCCCGCATCAGGTAGTTGATCAGGCCCTTTGAGCGCTCCGGGTCCTTCTGCAGCTCTTCCAGGGACTGCTCCCCGAGCGTCGAGACGCGGGCGGCGAACAGCACGTCGGAGTCGGAGGCGGTGTGCTTGACCAGCTCGACGGTGACATCGCTGCGGAAGCTGGGCTTGAGGTCGTCGGCGGGTGTGTCGGTCACGGCTTGGAGGGTCCTTCCCATCACTGGCTCGGGCGGCGTCCACTCTACGGCCCGGCACTGACAACGGGGCGTTCGGTGCCGTGCTGCGACATACTTCGCCGAACTTCTGCGAAGTCGGTGAAACTGGGCACCAATTGGGGCTCTCGCTCGTCTGTATTGGTGACAGCGATTCGTTCGAGTCGCCTGTTCCGTCAGACCCCCTTCGAGTCTCCAGAGGAGAAGCGCACTTCATGTTTCGTCGGCGCGAGCCCGTTCCGTTCGCCTTCATCGCCGAAGCCGACAGGTTCCGCAGCAATGTCACTCCCCCACCGCGTCAGCGGGCCTCCGCCGGTGAGCTCGCGGGCCGCTGGCTGATGGGCCTCACCGTGGTCGCGGGCCTCGTGGGCTCCCTGCTCATAGGGACCCCCGCCCTGCAGGCCGACAGCTCACCTGCGCATACGCAACAGTCGGACGCGTCGCAGGGCCGTTGACCCTCCTCCGGCCCGGATGGCCTGGGAGCACCCCCATGGACCCCCGAGGGTGGTGACCGGAGATCCCGCTAGGTAGCCTCACCGGGCATAGTCCATGCGTGGATTGAGTGAGGATCAGTCGTGCCCCTGCCCTTTCTGACCGCCGATCGCGCTTTCGACGAGGCGGGCGAGGATCTCGCGCTGCCGTTCGACGATCGCGATCAGTGGCGACGCCCCTACCGGCCCGGACCGTGGCGCGTCGCCGCGGCGGCGCTTCTGCTGCTGCTCGCGTCGTACGTGCTGTTCGCGGCGGTCATCGTCGCTGCGGCCGGCAACCGCTCCGGTGGCGCGGTCTTCCTGGGGCTCGCGGCGCTCGTCATCGTGTGTGCCCTGCGGTTGCTGCGTATGGGCGCGTGGGTGAGCGCGTACGGGCTGCGCCGGGTCCGTTTCCTGGTCACGAGCACGGCTCCCTGGGCGAAGGTCCAGGCGGTGCGGACGGTCCAGCAGCCGGTGCGCTGGCTCGGGCTGCCGCGCACCGTGCAGGGACAGGCGCTCGTCCTCGTCAGCGG is drawn from Streptomyces liliifuscus and contains these coding sequences:
- a CDS encoding ribonuclease J, with the protein product MSHPHPELGAPPVLPKGGLRVTPLGGLGEIGRNMTVFEYGGRLLIVDCGVLFPEEEQPGIDLILPDFSSIRDRLDDIEGIVLTHGHEDHIGGVPFLLREKPDIPLIGSKLTLALIEAKLQEHRIRPYTLEVAEGHRERIGPFDCEFVAVNHSIPDALAVAIRTPAGMVVHTGDFKMDQLPLDGRLTDLHAFARLSEEGIDLLLSDSTNAEVPGFVPPERDISNVLRQVFAGASKRIIVASFASHVHRIQQILDAAHEYGRRVAFVGRSMVRNMGIARDLGYLKVPPGLVVDVKTLDDLPDREIVLVCTGSQGEPMAALSRMANRDHQIRIVQGDTVILASSLIPGNENAVYRVINGLTRWGANVVHKGNAKVHVSGHASAGELLYFYNICKPRNLMPVHGEWRHLRANAELGALTGVPHDRIVIAEDGVVVDLVEGKAKISGKVQAGYVYVDGLSVGDVGEPALKDRKILGDEGIISVFVVMDSSTGKITGGPHIQARGSGIDDSAFGDVLPKITEVLERSAQDGVVEPHQMQQLIRRTLGKWVSDTYRRRPMILPVVVEV
- the dapA gene encoding 4-hydroxy-tetrahydrodipicolinate synthase encodes the protein MAPTSTPQTPFGRVLTAMVTPFAADGALDLDGAQRLATHLVDAGNDGLIVNGTTGESPTTSNAEKADLVRAVLEAVGDRAHVVAGVGTNDTRHSVELARSAEKVGAHGLLTVTPYYNKPPQEGLYQHFKVIADATELPVMLYDIPGRSGVPINTETLVRLAEHPRIVANKDAKGDLGRASWAIASSGLAWYSGDDMLNLPLLSVGAVGFVSVVGHVVTPELRAMIDAYVSGDVQKATEIHQKLLPVFTGMFRTQGVMTTKAALALQGLPAGPLRLPMVGLSPEETAQLKIDLAAGGVQL
- the thyX gene encoding FAD-dependent thymidylate synthase, with the translated sequence MTDTPADDLKPSFRSDVTVELVKHTASDSDVLFAARVSTLGEQSLEELQKDPERSKGLINYLMRDRHGSPFEHNSMTFFINAPIFVFREFMRHRVGWSYNEESGRYRELQPVFYVPGESRKLVQEGRPGKYVFVEGTPAQQELTGRVMEDSYRQAYEAYQEMLAAGVAREVARAVLPVGLFSSMYATCNARSLMHFLGLRTQHELAKVPSFPQREIEMVGEKMEAEWARLMPLTYAAFNANGRVAP